Proteins found in one Papio anubis isolate 15944 chromosome 13, Panubis1.0, whole genome shotgun sequence genomic segment:
- the PIGO gene encoding LOW QUALITY PROTEIN: GPI ethanolamine phosphate transferase 3 (The sequence of the model RefSeq protein was modified relative to this genomic sequence to represent the inferred CDS: deleted 1 base in 1 codon): protein MDSGSVNSPVWSPVPNFQLLNLPSNSLASPTLLAKLPPRCRQMAMEPPAGLSGTRFSVVPGRRHRRRRTSGCYCRMQKASVLLFLAWVCFVFYAGIALFTSGFLLTRLELTNYSSCQEPPGPGSLPWGSQGKPGACWMASRFSRVVLVLIDALRFDFAQPQHSHVPGEPPVSLPFLGKLSSLQRILEIQPHHARLYRSQVDPPTTTMQRLKALTTGSLPTFIDAGSNFASHAIVEDNLIKQLTSAGRRVVFMGDDTWKDLFPGAFSKAFFFPSFNVRDLDTVDNGILEHLYPTMDSGEWDVLIAHFLGVDHCGHKHGPHHPEMAKKLSQMDQVIQGLVERLENDTLLVVAGDHGMTTNGDHGGDSELEVSAALFLYSPTALFPSTPPEEPEVIPQVSLVPTLALLLGLPIPFGNIGEVMAELFSGGEDSQPHSSALAQASALHLNAQQVSRFLRTYSAATQDLQAKELHQLQNLFSKASADYQWLLQSPNGAEATLPTVIAELQQFLRGARAMCIESWARFSLVRMAGGAALLVAACFICLLASQWAISPDFPFRPLLLIPVAWGLVGTTAYAGLLGIIELKLDLVLLGAVAAVSSFLPFLWKAWAGWGSKRPLATLFPIPGPVLLLLLFRLAVFFSDSFVVAEARATPFLLGSFILLLVVQLHWEGQLLPPKLLTMPRLGTSATTNPPRHSGAYALRLGIGLLLCTRLAGLFHRCPEETPACHSSPWLSPLASMVGGRAKNLWYGACVAALVALLAAVRLWLCHYGNLKSPEPPMLFVRWGLPLMALGTAAYWALASGADEAPPRLRALVSGASMVLPRAVAGLAASGLALLLWKPVTVLVKAGAGAPRTRTVLTPFSGPPTSQADLDYVVPQIYRHMQEEFRGRLERTKSQGPLTVAAYQLGSVYSAAMVTALTLLAFPLLLLHAERISLVFLLLFLQSFLLLHLLAAGIPITTPGPFTVPWRAVSAWALMATQTFYSTGHQPVFPAIHWHAAFVGFPEGHGSCTWLPALLVGANTFASHLLFAVGCPLLLLWPFLCESQGLRKRQQPPGNEAEARVRPEEEEEPLMEMRLRDAPHHFYAALLQLGLKYLFILGVQILACALAASILRRHLMVWKVFAPKFIFEAVGFIVSSVGLLLGIALVMRVDGAVSSWFRQLFLAQQR from the exons ATGGACAGTGGTTCCGTGAACTCTCCAGTTTGGTCCCCTGTTCCCAATTTTCAATTATTAAATCTCCCATCAAACTCTCTGGCCAGCCCCACGCTCCTGGCCAAACTTCCACCGAGATGCCGGCAGATGGCGATGGAGCCACCGGCGGGCCTCTCTGGCACGCGCTTCTCTGTGGTGCCAGGCCGCAGGCACCGCCGCCGCCGCACTTCCGGGTGCTATTGCAG GATGCAGAAAGCCTCAGTGCTGCTCTTCCTGGCCTGGGTCTGCTTCGTCTTCTACGCTGGCATTGCCCTCTTCACCAGTGGCTTCCTGCTCACCCGTTTGGAGCTCACCAACTATAGCAGCTGCCAAGAGCCCCCAGGCCCTGGGTCCCTGCCATGGGGGAGCCAAGGGAAACCTGGGGCCTGCTGGATGGCTTCCCGATTTTCGCGGGTTGTGTTGGTGCTAATAGATGCTCTGCGATTTGACTTCGCCCAGCCCCAGCACTCACATGTGCCTGGAGAGCCTCCTGTCTCCCTACCCTTCCTGGGCAAACTAAGCTCTTTGCAGAGGATCCTGGAGATTcagccccaccatgcccggctctaCCGATCTCAGGTTGACCCTCCTACCACCACCATGCAGCGCCTCAAGGCCCTCACCACTGGCTCACTGCCTACCTTTATTGATGCTGGTAGTAACTTTGCCAGCCACGCCATAGTGGAAGACAATCTCATTAAGCAGCTCACCAGTGCAG GAAGGCGTGTAGTCTTCATGGGAGATGATACCTGGAAAGACCTTTTCCCTGGTGCTTTCTCCAAAGCTTTCTTCTTCCCATCCTTCAATGTCAGAGACCTAGACACAGTGGACAATGGCATCCTGGAACACCTCTACCCCACCA TGGACAGTGGTGAATGGGACGTGCTGATTGCTCACTTCCTGGGTGTGGACCACTGTGGCCACAAGCATGGCCCTCACCACCCTGAAATGGCCAAGAAACTTAGCCAGATGGACCAGGTCATCCA GGGACTTGTGGAGCGTCTGGAGAATGACACACTGCTGGTAGTGGCTGGGGACCATGGGATGACCACAAATGGAGACCATGGAGGGGACAGTGAGCTGGAGGTCTCAGCTGCACTCTTTCTGTATAGCCCCACAGCACTCTTCCCCAGCACCCCACCAGAG GAGCCAGAGGTGATTCCTCAAGTTAGCCTTGTGCCCACACTGGCCCTGCTGCTGGGCCTGCCCATCCCATTTGGAAACATTGGGGAAGTGATGGCTGAGCTATTCTCAGGGGGTGAGGACTCCCAGCCCCACTCCTCTGCTTTAGCCCAAGCCTCAGCTCTCCATCTCAATGCTCAGCAG GTGTCCCGATTTCTTCGTACCTACTCCGCTGCTACTCAGGACCTTCAAGCTAAGGAGCTTCATCAGCTGCAGAACCTCTTTTCCAAGGCCTCTGCTGACTACCAGTGGCTTCTGCAGAGCCCCAACGGGGCTGAGGCGACACTGCCGACTGTGATTGCTGAGCTGCAGCAGTTCCTGCGGGGAGCTCGGGCCATGTGCATCGAGTCTTGGGCTCGTTTCTCTCTGGTCCGCATGGCGGGGGGTGCTGCTCTCTTGGTTGCTGCCTGCTTTATCTGCCTGCTGGCATCTCAGTGGGCAATATCCCCAGACTTTCCATTCCGCCCTCTACTTCTGATACCCGTGGCCTGGGGCCTTGTTGGGACCACAGCATATGCTGGACTCCTGGGAATTATTGAGCTGAAGCTAGATCTAGTGCTTCTAGGggctgtggctgcagtgagctcattCCTGCCTTTTCTGTGGAAAGCCTGGGCTGGCTGGGGGTCCAAGAGACCTCTGGCAACCCTGTTTCCGATCCCTGGGCCCGTGCTGTTACTCCTGCTCTTTCGCTTGGCTGTGTTCTTCTCCGATAGTTTTGTTGTAGCTGAGGCCAGGGCCACCCCCTTCCTTTTGGGCTCATTCATCCTGCTCCTGGTTGTCCAGCTTCACTGGGAGGGCCAGCTGCTTCCACCTAAGCTGCTCACAATGCCCCGCCTTGGCACTTCGGCCACAACAAACCCCCCACGGCACAGTGGTGCATATGCCCTGAGGCTTGGAATTGGGTTGCTTTTATGTACAAGGCTAGCTGGGCTTTTTCATCGTTGCCCTGAAGAGACACCTGCTTGCCACTCCTCTCCCTGGCTGAGTCCTCTGGCATCTATGGTGGGTGGTCGAGCCAAGAATTTGTGGTATGGAGCTTGCGTGGCAGCACTGGTGGCCCTGTTAGCTGCTGTGCGCTTGTGGCTTTGCCACTATGGTAATCTCAAGAGCCCCGAGCCACCCATGCTCTTTGTGCGCTGGGGACTGCCCCTAATGGCATTGGGTACTGCTGCCTACTGGGCATTGGCGTCAGGGGCAGATGAGGCTCCCCCCCGTCTCCGGGCCCTGGTCTCTGGGGCATCCATGGTGCTGCCTCGGGCTGTAGCGGGGCTGGCTGCTTCAGGGCTCGCGCTGCTGCTTTGGAAGCCTGTGACGGTGCTGGTGAAGGCTGGGGCAGGCGCTCCAAGGACCAGGACTGTCCTCACTCCCTTCTCAGGC CCCCCCACTTCTCAAGCTGACCTGGATTACGTGGTCCCTCAAATCTACCGACACATGCAGGAGGAGTTCCGGGGCCGGCTAGAGAGGACCAAATCTCAGGGTCCCCTAACTGTGGCTGCTTATCAGTTGGGGAGTGTCTACTCAGCTGCTATGGTCACAGCCCTCACCCTGTTGGCCTTCCCACTTCTGCTGTTGCATGCGGAGCGCATCAGCCTTGTGTTCCTGCTTCTGTTTCTGCAGAGCTTCCTTCTTCTACATCTGCTTGCTGCTGGGATACCCATCACCACTCCTG GTCCTTTTACTGTGCCATGGCGGGCAGTCTCGGCCTGGGCCCTCATGGCCACACAGACCTTCTACTCCACGGGCCACCAGCCTGTCTTTCCAGCCATCCATTGGCATGCAGCCTTCGTGGGATTCCCAGAGGGTCATGGCTCCTGTACTTGGCTGCCTGCTTTGCTAGTGGGAGCCAACACTTTTGCCTCCCACCTCCTCTTTGCAG TAGGTTGCCCactgctcctgctctggcctttCCTGTGTGAGAGTCAAGGGCTGCGGAAGAGACAGCAGCCCCCAGGGAATGAAGCTGAAGCCAGAGTCAGACccgaggaggaagaggagccacTGATGGAGATGCGGCTCCGGGATGCGCCTCACCACTTCTATGCAGCACTGCTGCAGCTGGGCCTCAAGTACCTCTTTATCCTTGGTGTTCAG ATTCTGGCCTGTGCCTTGGCAGCCTCCATCCTTCGCAGGCATCTCATGGTCTGGAAAGTGTTTGCCCCTAA GTTCATTTTTGAGGCTGTGGGCTTCATTGTGAGCAGCGTGGGACTTCTCCTGGGCATAGCTTTGGTGATGAGAGTGGATGGTGCTGTGAGCTCCTGGTTCAGGCAGCTATTTCTGGCCCAGCAGAGGTAG